Proteins found in one Thalassophryne amazonica chromosome 1, fThaAma1.1, whole genome shotgun sequence genomic segment:
- the crhb gene encoding corticotropin releasing hormone b, with the protein MKFNLLGTVVILLVAFLPRYECRAIDGPGGSLRVPAPHIQASLQEQQQESRPILERLGEEYFIRLGNGDSNSFLSSPMYPDRAQLQLTRRLLQGKVGNIRAHISGFGDRVDDSMERGRRSDDPPISLDLTFHLLREMMEMSRAEQLAQQAQNNRRMMELFGK; encoded by the coding sequence ATGAAGTTCAATTTACTTGGCACCGTCGTCATTCTGCTTGTTGCCTTCTTACCGCGCTACGAATGCCGGGCTATTGATGGTCCCGGTGGTTCCCTGCGCGTGCCAGCTCCACACATCCAAGCCTCCTTgcaggagcagcagcaggagtCCAGACCCATCCTGGAGCGGCTTGGTGAAGAGTATTTCATCCGACTGGGCAACGGAGATTCGAACTCTTTCCTGTCGTCGCCAATGTATCCGGACAGAGCGCAACTCCAGCTGACGCGACGCCTTTTGCAAGGCAAAGTTGGCAACATCAGAGCGCACATAAGCGGCTTCGGAGACCGCGTGGATGACTCGATGGAGAGGGGAAGGAGGTCCGACGACCCGCCGATATCGCTGGATCTGACCTTCCACCTGCTGCGTGAGATGATGGAGATGTCCAGGGCTGAACAGCTGGCCCAGCAAGCGCAAAATAACAGAAGAATGATGGAGCTATTCGGGAAATAA